The following proteins are encoded in a genomic region of Ursus arctos isolate Adak ecotype North America unplaced genomic scaffold, UrsArc2.0 scaffold_32, whole genome shotgun sequence:
- the CUNH1orf159 gene encoding uncharacterized protein C1orf159 homolog isoform X3: MALQRAVLLAGLLVEVASKSSESVGQQAECCVDVVDVNTTCGGTSLCGPGCYRHRNEDGSVSCIRCGNGTYGSECGGRPAAPPTTPTWPASHRGATSPSSAGTVAGWGAQFPVNRSTGTPGQPNLGSPQVAASLFLGTLFISSGLILSVAGFFYLKRTSKLPKVFYGRNKAPALQPGEAAAMIPPPQPSVRKPRYVRRERPLDRDAGSTAISSVEARVSNV, encoded by the exons ATGGCGCTCCAGCGTGCCGTCCTCCTGGCGGGCCTCCTGGTGGAAGTTGCCAGCAAATCCTCAGAAAGTGTG GGCCAGCAGGCTGAATGTTGTGTGGACGTGGTGGACGTCAACACCACCTGCGGGGGCACAAGCCTGTGTGGTCCAG GCTGCTACAGGCACCGGAACGAGGACGGCAGTGTCAGCTGCATCCGATGCGGGAACGGCACCTATGGCTCCGAGTGCGGCGGCCGTCCTGCGGCACCCCCCACCACGCCCACCTGGCCTGCTTCCCACCGAGGGGCCACGTCTCCAAGTTCTGCAGGAACGG TCGCTGGCTGGGGCGCACAGTTCCCAGTGAACCGGAGCACAGGGACGCCCGGGCAGCCAAATCTTG GGAGCCCTCAAGTGGCAGCCTCCCTCTTCCTGGGGACACTCTTCATCAGCTCCGGCCTCATCCTGTCCGTGGCTGGGTTCTTCTACCTGAAGCGTACCAGTAAACTCCCCAAGGTTTTCTACGGAAGAAACAAAG cccctgccctgcagcctggCGAAGCC gCTGCCATGATTCCCCCGCCACAGCCCTCAG TGCGGAAGCCGCGCTATGTCAGGCGCGAGCGGCCCTTGGACAGGGACGCGGGCTCCACTGCCATCTCCTCGGTGGAGGCCCGGGTCAGCAACGTCTGA
- the CUNH1orf159 gene encoding uncharacterized protein C1orf159 homolog isoform X1, with product MGWCLRLSYFFRTVTVLRRTAQALCRMSLILGLGPGIHRFLVPPLTKHWALPLDVCSSHPRGPDPVFWNMALQRAVLLAGLLVEVASKSSESVGQQAECCVDVVDVNTTCGGTSLCGPGCYRHRNEDGSVSCIRCGNGTYGSECGGRPAAPPTTPTWPASHRGATSPSSAGTVAGWGAQFPVNRSTGTPGQPNLGSPQVAASLFLGTLFISSGLILSVAGFFYLKRTSKLPKVFYGRNKAPALQPGEAAAMIPPPQPSVRKPRYVRRERPLDRDAGSTAISSVEARVSNV from the exons ATGGGCTGGTGTCTCAGACTCTCTTACTTTTTCAGGACCGTGACCGTTTTGAGGAGGACTGCACAGGCGTTGTGTCGAATGTCCCTCATTTTGG GCCTGGGACCAGGGATCCACAGGTTCTTAGTCCCGCCGTTAACTAAGCACTGGGCACTACCTCTGGATGTCTGCAGCTCCCATCCCAGAGGGCCAG ACCCTGTGTTCTGGAACATGGCGCTCCAGCGTGCCGTCCTCCTGGCGGGCCTCCTGGTGGAAGTTGCCAGCAAATCCTCAGAAAGTGTG GGCCAGCAGGCTGAATGTTGTGTGGACGTGGTGGACGTCAACACCACCTGCGGGGGCACAAGCCTGTGTGGTCCAG GCTGCTACAGGCACCGGAACGAGGACGGCAGTGTCAGCTGCATCCGATGCGGGAACGGCACCTATGGCTCCGAGTGCGGCGGCCGTCCTGCGGCACCCCCCACCACGCCCACCTGGCCTGCTTCCCACCGAGGGGCCACGTCTCCAAGTTCTGCAGGAACGG TCGCTGGCTGGGGCGCACAGTTCCCAGTGAACCGGAGCACAGGGACGCCCGGGCAGCCAAATCTTG GGAGCCCTCAAGTGGCAGCCTCCCTCTTCCTGGGGACACTCTTCATCAGCTCCGGCCTCATCCTGTCCGTGGCTGGGTTCTTCTACCTGAAGCGTACCAGTAAACTCCCCAAGGTTTTCTACGGAAGAAACAAAG cccctgccctgcagcctggCGAAGCC gCTGCCATGATTCCCCCGCCACAGCCCTCAG TGCGGAAGCCGCGCTATGTCAGGCGCGAGCGGCCCTTGGACAGGGACGCGGGCTCCACTGCCATCTCCTCGGTGGAGGCCCGGGTCAGCAACGTCTGA
- the CUNH1orf159 gene encoding uncharacterized protein C1orf159 homolog isoform X2, with protein sequence MAESFGGRSLGPGIHRFLVPPLTKHWALPLDVCSSHPRGPDPVFWNMALQRAVLLAGLLVEVASKSSESVGQQAECCVDVVDVNTTCGGTSLCGPGCYRHRNEDGSVSCIRCGNGTYGSECGGRPAAPPTTPTWPASHRGATSPSSAGTVAGWGAQFPVNRSTGTPGQPNLGSPQVAASLFLGTLFISSGLILSVAGFFYLKRTSKLPKVFYGRNKAPALQPGEAAAMIPPPQPSVRKPRYVRRERPLDRDAGSTAISSVEARVSNV encoded by the exons ATGGCTGAAAGCTTTGGAGGAAGGA GCCTGGGACCAGGGATCCACAGGTTCTTAGTCCCGCCGTTAACTAAGCACTGGGCACTACCTCTGGATGTCTGCAGCTCCCATCCCAGAGGGCCAG ACCCTGTGTTCTGGAACATGGCGCTCCAGCGTGCCGTCCTCCTGGCGGGCCTCCTGGTGGAAGTTGCCAGCAAATCCTCAGAAAGTGTG GGCCAGCAGGCTGAATGTTGTGTGGACGTGGTGGACGTCAACACCACCTGCGGGGGCACAAGCCTGTGTGGTCCAG GCTGCTACAGGCACCGGAACGAGGACGGCAGTGTCAGCTGCATCCGATGCGGGAACGGCACCTATGGCTCCGAGTGCGGCGGCCGTCCTGCGGCACCCCCCACCACGCCCACCTGGCCTGCTTCCCACCGAGGGGCCACGTCTCCAAGTTCTGCAGGAACGG TCGCTGGCTGGGGCGCACAGTTCCCAGTGAACCGGAGCACAGGGACGCCCGGGCAGCCAAATCTTG GGAGCCCTCAAGTGGCAGCCTCCCTCTTCCTGGGGACACTCTTCATCAGCTCCGGCCTCATCCTGTCCGTGGCTGGGTTCTTCTACCTGAAGCGTACCAGTAAACTCCCCAAGGTTTTCTACGGAAGAAACAAAG cccctgccctgcagcctggCGAAGCC gCTGCCATGATTCCCCCGCCACAGCCCTCAG TGCGGAAGCCGCGCTATGTCAGGCGCGAGCGGCCCTTGGACAGGGACGCGGGCTCCACTGCCATCTCCTCGGTGGAGGCCCGGGTCAGCAACGTCTGA